One Alligator mississippiensis isolate rAllMis1 chromosome 1, rAllMis1, whole genome shotgun sequence genomic window carries:
- the F7 gene encoding coagulation factor VII: MVSCHYRVLLLYFLLLFPLSLAAVFLKQKEANSLLQRQRRANTFLEELKSGSLERECIEELCSFEEAKEIFQDHTRTMQFWHIYTDSNQCDPNPCQNGGTCFDEAQDYVCFCPKNYEGKNCEKGFEDLLKCIYDNGGCEHYCTELNSTGKRTCFCAEGYKLASDEVSCIPHVNYPCGKIPVLAKRNKTEEGRIVGGKECPPGVCPWQALILQNLKEQCGGSLLAPNWVVTAAHCVEKANVKQLMIKLGGHRINKKDESEQERGVTKIIIHEKYSSATVEHDIALLQLEKPVNFTDYVLPICLPERQFSERELSSIRYSTVSGWGRLIERGATAAILMRVDLPRVKTKQCMEETNLNITENMFCAGDLSGTKDSCKGDSGGPHATKYKNTWFLTGIVSWGKGCATRGIYGVYTRVSRYIEWLKNHMAS; encoded by the exons ATGGTTTCCTGTCACTACAGAGTTTTGCTTCTctactttttgctgctgtttcCTCTTTCTCTGGCTGCAG TCTTCTTAAAGCAAAAGGAGGCAAACAGTTTGCTGCAAAGACAAAGAAGAGCAAATACCTTCTTGGAGGAACTAAAATCTGGGTCACTAGAGCGAGAATGCATAGAAGAACTGTGTTCATTTGAGGAAGCCAAAGAAATTTTCCAAGATCATACAAGAACA ATGCAATTCTGGCACATCTATACTG ATAGCAACCAATGTGATCCCAATCCTTGTCAGAATGGTGGGACATGCTTTGATGAAGCTCAGGATTATGTCTGCTTCTGTCCTAAGAATTATGAGGGCAAAAATTGTGAAAAAG GTTTTGAAGACTTGCTGAAATGCATATATGACAATGGTGGATGTGAACACTATTGCACTGAACTGAACTCAACTGGAAAACGAACATGTTTTTGTGCAGAAGGTTACAAGCTAGCAAGTGATGAAGTGTCCTGCATTCCCCATG TGAATTATCCTTGTGGGAAAATACCTGTTTtggcaaaaagaaataaaactgagGAAGGGAGAATTGTGGGTGGTAAGGAATGTCCTCCAGGTGTATGTCCATGGCAG GCTCTGATATTACAAAATCTCAAAGAACAGTGTGGGGGTTCCCTCCTGGCTCCAAACTGGGTAGTTACTGCAGCTCACTGTGTAGAAAAAGCAAATGTCAAACAACTGATGATAAAATTAG GTGGACACAGAATAAATAAGAAAGATGAAAGCGAGCAAGAGAGAGGAGTTACTAAAATCATAATTCATGAAAAGTATTCTTCAGCCACAGTCGAACATGACATTGCCCTGCTGCAACTGGAGAAGCCTGTTAACTTCACTGATTATGTGCTACCGATATGTTTGCCTGAAAGACAGTTTTCAGAGCGTGAGCTGTCCTCCATTAGATACTCCACAGTGAGTGGATGGGGGCGTCTCATAGAGAGAGGTGCTACTGCCGCCATTCTTATGAGAGTTGACCTGCCACGTGTAAAGACAAAACAATGTATGGAagagaccaacttaaatattacAGAAAACATGTTCTGTGCTGGAGACCTTTCTGGGACTAAAGACTCCTGCAAGGGTGACAGCGGTGGACCTCATGCTACAAAGTACAAGAACACCTGGTTTTTGACAGGGATTGTCAGTTGGGGAAAGGGGTGTGCTACCCGAGGCATATATGGTGTTTATACAAGAGTTTCCAGGTATATTGAATGGTTAAAAAACCACATGGCTTCCTAA